A window from Kovacikia minuta CCNUW1 encodes these proteins:
- a CDS encoding adenylate/guanylate cyclase domain-containing protein, which produces MSNFLAAGCLFGASYLAFLQGWWIPVVPPLLALAGSSVTVISYVALSAADMRRTFGRYLTDEVVASLLESPSGLKFGGERRKVTIMLSDLRGFSAISERLPPEQVVTILNLYLGVMSDIITQYQGTINEFIGDGIFVMFGAPVYRSDDSQRAIACAIAMQSAMDGVNEQNRTLGLPAIEMGIGINTGEVVVGNIGSQKRAKYTVVGNHVNLAARIESYTVGRQILISEDTFKDADASIVKTSGQIQVEPKGIKEPITLYEVSGMGGKYNIFLPEAAEVFVTLAAAVPVRYTVLEGKHLVGTIFDGSLVKLSETGAEIWSDHFLMPLSNLKITLLVTTDDGVELDDLYAKVLEKPAATEGCFRLRFTGIPPEVATVLDRLRQNG; this is translated from the coding sequence TTGAGTAATTTCCTGGCAGCAGGCTGTCTGTTTGGAGCCAGCTACCTGGCTTTTCTCCAGGGCTGGTGGATTCCCGTCGTGCCCCCCCTGCTGGCACTTGCCGGATCATCTGTGACGGTTATTAGCTATGTGGCATTGTCGGCAGCGGATATGCGCCGCACCTTCGGGCGCTATCTTACGGATGAAGTGGTTGCCAGTTTGCTAGAAAGTCCTTCCGGTCTGAAGTTTGGGGGCGAACGCCGCAAGGTCACGATTATGCTCTCTGACCTGCGGGGTTTTTCAGCAATTTCAGAACGGCTGCCACCCGAACAGGTGGTGACGATCCTTAATCTCTACCTGGGGGTAATGTCTGACATCATTACTCAATATCAGGGAACCATCAATGAATTTATTGGCGATGGAATTTTTGTCATGTTTGGTGCCCCTGTTTATCGTAGTGATGACTCACAACGGGCAATCGCCTGTGCGATCGCGATGCAGTCAGCGATGGATGGCGTGAATGAACAAAACCGGACACTCGGTTTACCTGCGATTGAAATGGGAATCGGCATTAATACCGGTGAAGTCGTAGTTGGTAATATCGGTTCTCAAAAGCGTGCCAAGTACACCGTGGTTGGCAACCATGTCAACCTGGCTGCTCGGATTGAATCCTATACGGTGGGTCGGCAAATTCTGATTTCAGAGGACACATTCAAAGATGCCGATGCTTCCATCGTCAAAACCAGTGGACAAATTCAGGTAGAACCCAAGGGAATTAAGGAACCCATCACCCTCTATGAAGTAAGTGGCATGGGTGGAAAATACAACATCTTTTTGCCTGAAGCAGCGGAAGTATTTGTTACCCTAGCTGCTGCCGTTCCTGTGCGTTACACCGTTTTGGAAGGCAAACATCTGGTCGGAACTATTTTTGATGGCAGTTTGGTCAAACTCTCTGAAACGGGTGCAGAAATCTGGTCTGACCATTTCCTGATGCCCCTGAGTAACCTCAAAATTACTCTCCTGGTAACAACCGACGATGGGGTAGAACTAGACGACCTCTACGCCAAGGTGCTGGAAAAACCTGCTGCCACGGAAGGGTGTTTCCGCCTACGCTTTACAGGAATACCTCCAGAAGTGGCAACGGTTCTCGATCGCCTGCGGCAGAACGGTTAG
- the cax gene encoding calcium/proton exchanger has protein sequence MSSHLVKAKTLIPLVLLVFVPLSIAANFLHWGSSSVFVTSALAIIPLSIWLSTATEKIAVVTGPSVGGLVNAIFGNATELVIALVALNAGLVDIVQASITGTILSDLLLLLGLAMLTGGLRFKEQEFKPILAKVNGSSMTLAVIAIGLPTLVISTSNILDVVAIRNISIATASVLIIVYGLTLIFSLGTHSYLYEMGLADEDPPDVSANPAQASNRSKLYFWIVVLLASTIAVAFESDLFVGVVEPETARLGLTPLFTGVILIPFISDIAGYVTVIRLATKNQMDLTVSAATGDSLLVALFVAPVLVFIGFMIGQPMDLNFNPFEVAAMAIAVAVTNLISSGGRSNWLDGALLLATYLILGVAFYYHPV, from the coding sequence ATGTCTTCACACCTTGTTAAAGCGAAAACCTTAATCCCACTGGTTCTACTCGTTTTTGTGCCCCTCTCGATCGCGGCTAATTTTCTGCATTGGGGATCATCATCCGTATTTGTGACTTCCGCCCTTGCCATCATTCCACTCTCGATTTGGCTAAGCACTGCAACTGAAAAGATTGCTGTGGTTACCGGTCCGTCGGTTGGCGGACTGGTGAATGCAATTTTTGGCAATGCAACGGAACTGGTAATTGCGCTCGTTGCATTGAATGCGGGACTGGTGGACATTGTGCAAGCCAGCATTACCGGAACCATTCTGAGTGATCTTTTGCTGCTTCTGGGACTGGCAATGCTAACCGGAGGTTTACGCTTTAAGGAGCAGGAATTTAAGCCCATATTGGCAAAGGTGAATGGATCATCCATGACCCTGGCAGTGATTGCGATCGGGTTGCCAACGCTGGTCATTTCGACTTCCAATATTCTGGATGTGGTTGCGATTCGCAATATTTCGATCGCAACCGCATCGGTGCTGATTATTGTCTATGGACTGACCTTGATATTTTCCCTCGGAACCCACAGCTACTTGTATGAAATGGGGTTGGCAGACGAAGACCCACCCGATGTTTCCGCAAATCCCGCCCAAGCCTCTAATCGATCCAAATTGTACTTCTGGATCGTTGTGCTACTGGCATCCACGATCGCCGTTGCATTTGAATCTGATTTGTTTGTTGGTGTTGTGGAGCCAGAAACCGCCCGCCTGGGTCTAACACCGCTATTTACTGGGGTGATTTTGATTCCCTTTATTAGCGACATTGCTGGGTACGTCACCGTAATTCGGTTGGCAACCAAAAACCAGATGGATCTGACCGTGTCTGCGGCGACAGGCGATAGTTTACTGGTTGCTTTGTTTGTTGCCCCCGTGCTGGTCTTTATCGGGTTCATGATTGGTCAGCCGATGGATCTCAACTTTAATCCGTTTGAGGTGGCGGCAATGGCGATCGCCGTTGCAGTCACCAACCTGATCAGTTCTGGGGGGCGCTCCAACTGGTTAGATGGGGCGTTGCTATTGGCAACCTACTTGATCCTGGGAGTCGCTTTTTATTACCACCCGGTTTAG
- a CDS encoding proton extrusion protein PcxA: MRTSLWTRINRFLQNARYWYEGTPDRALDQAYDAALMIKAIEDEHFGGNPISNRSGQLSANTFAYFQAELRKYLKITEIRLAEFKASRVVFNTTDPSASARSSAYSGGDRDRASVILEKLKFIDEIIDRYKPATPDALSLVPVSQQPDSLIQTNFETNSIGVRGQAYSAEKLISDQDDSILDKTGVLPRSIAGTLNRIKRDLDPKSEQHVVQSFRSNRAKTYISIRFLLLLIIVPLLTQQITKVFIVGPIVDHFRPPENSQIFINFELEEEALRELRTYEEKLKFQGLISNTPRLSEEEVNDRLKDRAMELKEEYSSLSGNAIKNVFADLFSLIAFAIIIATNRPGIAVLKSFIDETVYGLSDSAKAFIIILFTDMFVGFHSPHGWEVLLDGIARHLGLPSNHDFIFLFIATFPVILDTIFKYWIFRYLNRISPSAVATYKNMNE, translated from the coding sequence ATGAGAACATCACTTTGGACGAGGATAAATCGGTTCCTTCAAAATGCAAGGTATTGGTATGAAGGAACACCAGATAGGGCACTTGACCAAGCCTATGATGCCGCACTGATGATTAAGGCGATCGAAGACGAGCATTTCGGTGGCAACCCCATTTCTAATCGATCGGGGCAATTGAGTGCAAATACCTTCGCTTACTTTCAGGCGGAGCTTAGGAAGTATCTAAAAATCACTGAAATTCGGCTTGCTGAATTTAAAGCAAGTCGGGTCGTTTTTAACACCACTGATCCTTCAGCCAGTGCCCGTTCCAGTGCATATAGTGGAGGTGATAGGGATCGAGCTTCCGTGATCTTAGAAAAACTCAAGTTCATTGATGAAATTATTGATCGCTACAAACCAGCAACCCCTGACGCCCTGTCCTTAGTGCCTGTTTCCCAGCAACCGGATTCCCTGATTCAAACAAATTTTGAAACCAATTCGATCGGTGTGAGAGGGCAAGCCTATTCAGCCGAGAAGCTAATCAGTGATCAGGATGACTCTATTCTAGATAAAACGGGCGTATTGCCGAGATCAATTGCAGGGACTCTGAATCGAATCAAGCGTGACCTTGACCCTAAATCTGAGCAGCATGTGGTTCAAAGCTTTCGCAGCAACCGAGCGAAAACCTATATTTCAATTCGCTTTTTGCTGTTGCTGATCATTGTTCCACTGTTGACCCAGCAGATTACAAAAGTGTTTATTGTGGGACCGATCGTAGATCATTTTCGACCGCCGGAAAACTCCCAAATCTTTATTAACTTTGAATTAGAGGAAGAAGCCCTGAGGGAATTGAGAACCTATGAAGAAAAACTCAAATTCCAGGGGTTAATTAGTAACACTCCCCGTCTCTCTGAGGAGGAAGTGAACGATCGTCTGAAAGACAGAGCGATGGAGTTGAAGGAGGAGTATAGCAGCCTGAGTGGAAATGCAATCAAGAATGTTTTTGCTGATTTATTCTCGTTGATTGCGTTTGCGATTATTATTGCCACCAATCGTCCGGGAATTGCTGTGCTTAAGTCTTTTATCGATGAAACAGTTTATGGTTTGAGTGATAGCGCCAAGGCATTCATCATTATTTTGTTTACCGATATGTTTGTCGGGTTCCATTCCCCCCACGGTTGGGAAGTGTTGCTGGATGGAATTGCCAGGCACCTGGGGCTACCCTCAAATCATGATTTTATTTTTCTGTTTATCGCCACATTCCCGGTGATTTTGGACACAATTTTTAAGTATTGGATCTTCCGCTATCTGAATCGGATCTCTCCCTCTGCTGTGGCAACTTACAAGAATATGAACGAGTAG
- a CDS encoding recombinase family protein, producing the protein MNNFINQELVWITGPTRSGKTTRLVEWFRQWDVRQRAEGGGQRAEGSPQSSASIQNSKFKIQNSSPPTPLPGILVLAAIGDNRLDLVDRLTVATEGKCPFHSTTPQGFFQDEVTLFWSLLVQELDLKAQFPLRLAPENEQELAAQLWQPELDRVIVQQSSIAVTRLVRRVLDLRQLAGLAGVPIQDIPAILQQGFGGQADELPIPTDVIGDLLQRWQTWCLERGLLTYGITAGLYWQYLLPHPTYREHLVQRYRLILADDVDEYPAIARSLFEVLLDAGATAVFTFNPDGAVRLGLGADPDELETLAARCQVEPLNDRPVPSLLDDLGNSVVELVTDPVFLASLPESVQLVQTTSRAQLLRRMAEIILEAVQTRQVEPRDVAVIAPGLDPIARYSLVEILAKHQIPVESLNDQRPLTSSPIIRALLTLLTLVYPGLGQLVDRNAVAEMLVVLSENRSQEPGARSQEEIQNSKFKIQNSSPTPHTPHPTPQIDPVRAGLLADYCFAPHPDRPRLLPVATFPRWDRLGYQATAAYEEMLRWIEIQQTQLDQRLIPNAVSLLDRAIQHFFLGGGSLPFDQLAALRQLLETAQHYWEVSSRLKRGDRYESPAYMTVNRFIQLLRSDTVTANPYPVRPIGPASNAVTLANVFQYRSSRRAHRWQFWLDTGSPRWLMGVDALFAAPLFIQAWSGRPWTAADTLNANEHRLRRILLDLLGRAGERLYLCHSDLATNGQEQTGILLSLVNAAVPLSV; encoded by the coding sequence GTGAATAATTTCATTAACCAAGAATTAGTCTGGATTACCGGTCCAACCCGCAGCGGCAAAACGACCCGCCTGGTGGAATGGTTTCGGCAGTGGGATGTAAGGCAGAGGGCAGAGGGCGGAGGGCAGAGGGCAGAAGGCAGTCCTCAGTCCTCTGCTTCAATTCAAAATTCAAAATTCAAAATTCAAAATTCCTCTCCCCCCACCCCCCTTCCCGGCATTCTCGTCCTCGCCGCGATTGGGGACAATCGGCTTGATCTGGTCGATCGCCTGACGGTTGCAACGGAGGGCAAATGTCCGTTTCACTCCACCACTCCTCAGGGCTTCTTTCAAGATGAAGTCACCTTGTTCTGGTCTTTGCTGGTGCAGGAATTGGATCTGAAGGCACAGTTTCCCCTGCGCCTGGCTCCAGAAAATGAACAGGAACTTGCCGCCCAATTGTGGCAACCAGAGCTGGATCGGGTGATTGTGCAACAATCTAGCATCGCAGTTACCCGTTTAGTACGGCGCGTGTTGGACCTGCGGCAACTGGCAGGACTGGCGGGTGTCCCCATTCAGGATATTCCAGCAATTTTGCAGCAGGGGTTTGGCGGGCAGGCTGATGAGTTACCCATCCCCACGGATGTTATTGGAGACCTGTTACAACGATGGCAGACCTGGTGTTTAGAGCGGGGCTTGTTGACCTATGGAATTACTGCCGGGTTGTACTGGCAATACCTTTTACCCCATCCCACCTATCGAGAGCATCTAGTCCAACGTTATCGGCTGATATTGGCGGATGATGTGGATGAGTACCCAGCGATCGCCCGTTCATTATTTGAAGTTCTCCTGGATGCAGGCGCAACGGCTGTCTTTACCTTTAACCCAGATGGGGCAGTGCGTTTGGGCTTGGGTGCCGACCCGGATGAACTCGAAACCCTGGCAGCACGTTGTCAGGTAGAACCGTTGAACGATCGCCCTGTTCCTTCGCTGCTAGACGATTTAGGCAACTCTGTCGTAGAGCTAGTTACTGACCCGGTATTTCTTGCCAGTTTGCCGGAGTCGGTGCAGTTGGTGCAGACAACCTCCCGTGCCCAACTCCTGCGCCGTATGGCAGAAATTATCCTTGAGGCAGTTCAAACCCGTCAGGTGGAACCACGGGATGTGGCAGTTATCGCTCCTGGTTTAGACCCGATCGCCCGCTACAGCCTGGTCGAAATTCTTGCTAAGCACCAGATCCCCGTCGAGTCCCTGAATGACCAGCGCCCCCTCACCAGTTCTCCCATCATCCGTGCCCTCCTCACCCTTCTGACGCTGGTCTATCCCGGTTTAGGGCAGCTTGTTGATCGAAATGCGGTCGCGGAAATGTTAGTTGTGTTATCAGAGAACAGGAGCCAGGAGCCAGGAGCCAGGAGCCAGGAGGAAATTCAAAATTCAAAATTCAAAATTCAAAATTCTTCCCCTACACCCCACACCCCACACCCCACACCCCAGATTGACCCCGTCCGTGCCGGACTGCTTGCCGACTATTGCTTCGCACCTCACCCCGATCGCCCCCGCCTCCTACCCGTTGCCACCTTTCCCCGCTGGGATCGGCTTGGCTATCAGGCAACGGCTGCCTACGAAGAGATGCTGCGTTGGATCGAAATTCAGCAAACTCAACTGGACCAACGCCTGATTCCGAATGCAGTTTCCTTGCTAGACCGTGCCATTCAGCACTTTTTCTTGGGCGGTGGTTCCCTCCCCTTTGACCAACTGGCAGCTTTGCGCCAACTGCTTGAAACCGCTCAGCACTATTGGGAGGTCAGCAGCAGACTGAAACGGGGCGATCGCTACGAGTCTCCCGCCTACATGACGGTCAACCGCTTTATCCAACTGTTGCGGAGTGATACCGTCACCGCTAACCCCTACCCCGTGCGCCCCATCGGTCCTGCCAGCAACGCTGTTACCCTGGCAAATGTCTTCCAGTACCGTTCCAGCCGTCGCGCCCATCGCTGGCAGTTCTGGCTGGATACAGGCTCTCCCCGCTGGCTGATGGGGGTAGACGCCCTCTTTGCCGCTCCTTTATTTATCCAGGCATGGTCTGGACGCCCGTGGACAGCAGCAGACACCCTGAATGCGAACGAACACCGTCTGCGCCGAATTTTGTTAGATCTGCTGGGGCGGGCTGGAGAACGGCTCTACCTCTGCCACAGCGACCTGGCAACCAATGGTCAAGAGCAAACAGGAATTTTGCTATCGCTGGTCAATGCCGCAGTTCCATTGTCGGTTTAA
- a CDS encoding IS110 family RNA-guided transposase, protein MTPEKIWVGIDVSKETLDVYILPQGLSLQLPNSEAGVQSLIEQLQEMSVHLVVLESTGGLERTVVVGLHNATIAVAVVNPRKVKGFAIALGKAKTDRIDAEVIARFAQSVNLQPQAVVAPIAQQLSDLMHRRQQLVEIQVAEKNRLARASQTVQPDIEEHLKHLAQRLDALNEQIQTLGQQQADWQRKDQILQSVKGIGPLTAALCLVELPELGKLNEKQIARLVGVAPLNQDSGKHKGKRRISGGRTRVRCGLYMAVLVATRHNPVIRDFYQRLLSKGKPKPVALVACIRKLLVILNAMIRDNTLWQTPA, encoded by the coding sequence ATGACACCTGAAAAGATATGGGTTGGGATTGATGTCAGTAAAGAGACACTGGATGTGTACATCCTGCCGCAGGGGTTGAGCTTACAGTTGCCCAACAGCGAGGCAGGAGTGCAAAGCCTGATTGAACAACTTCAAGAAATGTCAGTGCACTTAGTGGTGCTCGAATCGACGGGTGGATTGGAACGAACCGTTGTTGTGGGATTGCACAACGCTACGATTGCTGTTGCCGTCGTCAACCCTCGAAAAGTCAAGGGATTCGCCATTGCTTTAGGCAAAGCGAAGACCGACAGAATTGATGCCGAAGTCATTGCTCGCTTTGCTCAAAGTGTGAACCTGCAACCGCAAGCCGTCGTTGCCCCAATCGCACAACAACTCAGTGACCTGATGCACCGCCGTCAGCAATTGGTCGAAATCCAAGTGGCAGAGAAGAATCGCTTAGCGCGTGCCTCACAAACCGTGCAACCCGACATCGAAGAGCATCTCAAACACTTAGCGCAACGCCTCGATGCCTTGAATGAGCAGATTCAAACTCTCGGTCAACAGCAAGCCGATTGGCAACGCAAAGACCAGATTTTGCAATCGGTGAAGGGCATTGGTCCCCTCACTGCCGCTCTGTGTTTGGTGGAACTTCCCGAACTCGGCAAGCTCAACGAAAAACAGATTGCTCGTTTGGTCGGCGTCGCGCCCCTCAACCAGGACAGTGGCAAACACAAAGGCAAACGCAGGATTTCTGGAGGACGCACTCGCGTTCGTTGTGGGTTGTATATGGCAGTTCTGGTTGCCACTCGTCACAACCCTGTCATTCGAGACTTCTATCAACGCTTGCTCTCAAAAGGCAAACCTAAACCTGTTGCCCTCGTTGCCTGTATCCGCAAGCTTCTGGTCATTCTCAATGCCATGATTCGCGACAACACGCTCTGGCAAACTCCTGCTTAG
- a CDS encoding CARDB domain-containing protein translates to MPADYAGNTLGTARVINATSNSQVFVDRVDSLDSSDYYHFSLGRRSSLNLTVKDLSADANLQLLNSSGAVIQSSTNSAGIAESINTILNPGTYYLRVYQGKTDASTSYSLNLTSQTDHQVNILWRDYANGSIASWSMSGTSNTSVMSASLLTSMSASWQMEGVADFNNDNHPDLLWRHRTSGNNVIWFMGGADNTSVVSSASLAQVATNWHIEGVADFNGDDRPDLLWRDYTNGKNAIWFMGGTHNTSVVSSTFLTQLATNWHAEGVADFNGDDRPDLLWRDYATGNNVVWFMGGTSSTSVVSSASLSRVATNWRIEGVADFNNDDRPDLLWRDYTNGKNALWFMGGTNNTSVISASSLAALPTQWQAVPYVQGVNSIDGAGNTLATAFKIGGLNGTGQFRDRLDPSDLNDYYSFSLSNLSDFKLDLNGLSGDADVQLLKQDGTPIVGSHANGAAAESINRQLAAGTYYIRVYPVSGVSTNYALNVSATPVTVDLRGTWFDVTEPLTAGDSITAKFQVQNLGAGNAGAFRVGFYVSADSTITTDDRLLGFSDISALAANTTTGLLTASLLLPNSIDAFWSGSRTYYIGMVVDSLNAISEISESNNANLGNGIDFDDVAITVPAPDLRGAFFDTQTASKAGSAAAINFQIRNAGIGNAGTFRVGFYLSKDTTITTADRLLGFRDIGFLGAGGTTAMLTQNLLLPGSTDSFWSGSQTYYIGMVVDSLNAFRESNETNNSNLSRGIDWDDSAISVNLTITNPTIASFTTTGNTAIDALLAPSPYNYYWNTSANGGIITYSFLSSAGASSYYGSEIVSEVSTAIKNNVRAVLASLESFINIRFVEVADTATKYGVLRYMFSDEPSYAYAYYPSADPLGGDVHLTTAYETDSVNKFSGTSGNHGYMTLIHETLHALGVKHPGNYNGSGTGSGPFLSPGLDNTTNTLMSYNFDGAAAITPMAYDIRALQYLYGAKNKNGTATTYSFTSVSNYVVNGEAFGNATTQIKQSIWDNGGIDTLDFSGLSVSGSYRFDLNQGGILTTQGAYNGLTYNDRSGGGAFVTSSFGTTIAYNSTIENLINSRGNDYIIANSANNVFKGYAVGTFTGNDVIEASSLSDTLELTGYSLANLTATISGSDLTLKLGSNGSIQIKNYYGSGGSIKTLIGTTYYTYSATGGWQVTNAPTAPALVNVEPAFSVGLTAITPTQSEVASGLTPVVACHCPICTGKQTGLNLLGEASLSV, encoded by the coding sequence ATGCCAGCAGACTATGCAGGAAATACTTTAGGCACTGCCAGAGTGATTAATGCTACATCAAATTCCCAGGTTTTTGTCGATCGCGTCGATTCTTTGGATTCAAGTGATTATTACCACTTCAGTTTGGGTAGGCGTAGCAGTTTGAACCTCACGGTCAAGGACCTGAGTGCGGATGCTAACCTGCAACTATTGAATAGTAGCGGCGCGGTCATTCAATCTTCAACAAACAGCGCGGGAATAGCCGAATCCATCAACACTATCCTGAATCCTGGCACTTATTACCTTCGGGTGTATCAAGGCAAAACTGACGCAAGTACCAGTTATAGCCTGAACCTTACAAGCCAGACGGATCATCAAGTTAATATTCTCTGGCGTGACTATGCCAACGGCAGTATTGCTTCCTGGTCGATGAGTGGCACCAGCAATACCAGTGTGATGTCTGCTAGTTTGCTCACTTCAATGTCTGCTAGTTGGCAAATGGAAGGGGTCGCAGACTTTAACAATGACAATCACCCCGATTTACTCTGGCGTCATCGCACTAGCGGTAATAACGTTATCTGGTTCATGGGTGGGGCAGACAATACCAGCGTTGTTTCATCGGCTTCGCTGGCTCAAGTTGCAACAAACTGGCACATCGAAGGGGTTGCAGACTTTAACGGTGACGATCGCCCCGATTTACTCTGGCGCGATTACACCAATGGTAAAAACGCCATCTGGTTCATGGGCGGCACGCACAATACCAGTGTGGTTTCATCCACTTTTCTGACTCAGTTAGCGACAAACTGGCATGCCGAAGGGGTTGCAGACTTTAACGGTGACGATCGCCCCGATCTGCTCTGGCGCGATTATGCCACGGGCAACAATGTTGTCTGGTTCATGGGTGGCACGAGTAGCACCAGTGTGGTTTCATCCGCTTCCCTGTCTCGAGTTGCAACAAACTGGCGCATCGAAGGGGTTGCAGACTTTAACAATGACGATCGCCCCGATCTACTCTGGCGCGATTACACCAATGGTAAAAACGCCCTCTGGTTTATGGGTGGAACCAACAACACGTCCGTGATTTCAGCCAGTTCGCTGGCTGCACTGCCCACCCAGTGGCAGGCAGTTCCCTATGTGCAAGGCGTCAACTCGATCGATGGTGCGGGTAACACGCTTGCCACCGCATTCAAAATCGGGGGATTGAATGGTACTGGGCAATTCAGAGATCGCCTCGATCCCTCTGATTTGAATGACTATTACAGCTTTAGCCTTAGCAATCTCAGTGATTTTAAGCTTGATCTGAATGGCTTGAGTGGGGACGCAGATGTTCAATTACTGAAACAAGACGGCACCCCGATTGTGGGATCTCATGCAAATGGGGCGGCGGCGGAGTCAATCAATCGGCAACTGGCAGCAGGAACTTACTATATTCGCGTCTATCCCGTGTCGGGAGTTAGCACCAACTATGCCCTGAATGTTTCTGCCACACCTGTCACAGTCGATTTGCGCGGAACCTGGTTTGACGTAACGGAACCGCTCACCGCTGGCGATAGCATTACAGCGAAGTTTCAGGTGCAAAACTTGGGTGCAGGCAATGCGGGAGCCTTTCGGGTCGGGTTCTATGTGTCTGCTGATAGCACGATTACAACGGACGATCGCCTCCTGGGCTTTTCTGACATTAGTGCGCTGGCAGCAAATACAACAACCGGGCTGTTAACTGCCAGCCTACTTCTGCCCAATTCGATCGACGCTTTCTGGAGTGGTAGCCGCACCTATTACATCGGGATGGTTGTGGACTCCCTGAATGCTATTAGCGAGATCAGCGAAAGCAATAATGCCAACCTGGGAAATGGGATCGATTTTGATGATGTGGCAATCACCGTACCAGCTCCGGATCTGCGCGGCGCTTTCTTTGATACCCAGACGGCGTCCAAGGCGGGCAGTGCTGCTGCCATCAATTTCCAGATCCGAAATGCAGGGATCGGGAATGCCGGAACCTTTCGGGTCGGGTTCTACCTCTCTAAAGACACAACGATTACAACCGCCGATCGCCTGCTGGGTTTTAGAGACATTGGCTTTCTGGGGGCGGGTGGGACAACTGCCATGCTGACGCAGAACCTGCTGTTGCCCGGTTCCACGGATTCATTTTGGAGTGGCAGCCAAACCTATTACATTGGCATGGTTGTCGATTCGCTGAATGCTTTCAGAGAAAGCAATGAAACGAACAACAGTAACTTGAGTCGAGGAATTGACTGGGACGACAGCGCCATTAGCGTTAATTTGACCATTACAAATCCCACGATCGCGAGTTTTACGACCACAGGCAATACCGCGATCGATGCGCTTTTAGCTCCCAGTCCCTATAACTACTACTGGAATACCAGCGCCAATGGCGGCATCATCACCTACAGTTTTCTGAGTAGTGCTGGAGCGAGTTCCTATTACGGTTCCGAGATCGTCTCAGAGGTCAGCACCGCCATTAAAAATAATGTACGAGCAGTTCTGGCATCTCTGGAATCTTTCATCAACATCAGGTTCGTCGAAGTTGCCGATACAGCAACCAAATATGGTGTGCTTCGCTATATGTTCTCGGATGAACCCAGTTATGCCTATGCCTACTACCCCAGTGCCGATCCCTTAGGTGGGGATGTACATTTGACGACCGCCTATGAAACAGACAGTGTTAACAAGTTTTCAGGCACTTCTGGTAATCATGGCTATATGACGCTGATTCATGAAACCCTCCATGCTCTGGGGGTAAAACATCCTGGTAATTACAACGGTTCTGGCACGGGAAGTGGACCGTTTCTCTCACCTGGATTGGACAACACCACAAATACGTTAATGTCTTATAACTTCGATGGTGCCGCAGCCATTACTCCAATGGCCTATGATATTCGAGCGCTGCAATATCTCTATGGCGCGAAAAACAAGAATGGGACAGCGACGACCTATTCCTTCACTAGTGTCTCCAACTATGTGGTCAATGGTGAAGCGTTTGGGAATGCCACGACCCAAATTAAGCAATCGATTTGGGATAACGGGGGCATTGATACTCTGGACTTTTCGGGGCTGTCTGTTTCGGGTAGCTACCGCTTTGACCTCAATCAGGGGGGCATTTTGACGACCCAGGGTGCCTATAATGGGCTGACCTACAACGATCGCAGCGGGGGCGGTGCATTTGTCACCTCCAGTTTCGGTACCACGATCGCGTACAACAGCACGATCGAAAACCTGATTAACTCGCGCGGCAACGACTACATCATTGCCAACAGCGCCAACAATGTGTTCAAGGGATATGCCGTTGGAACTTTCACTGGAAATGATGTAATTGAAGCGAGTAGCCTTTCAGACACCTTAGAGCTGACTGGCTATAGTCTGGCAAACTTAACTGCTACCATTAGCGGCAGCGATTTAACCCTCAAGCTAGGTTCCAATGGCTCGATCCAGATTAAAAACTACTACGGTTCTGGCGGTTCAATTAAAACCCTGATTGGAACGACTTATTATACCTATAGTGCAACTGGAGGTTGGCAGGTTACAAACGCTCCTACTGCGCCAGCTTTGGTCAATGTGGAACCTGCTTTTTCGGTTGGGTTAACGGCGATAACGCCCACTCAATCGGAGGTGGCATCTGGTTTGACGCCTGTTGTGGCATGTCATTGTCCAATTTGCACCGGAAAGCAAACTGGACTGAATCTGCTGGGTGAGGCAAGTTTGAGTGTTTGA